The following nucleotide sequence is from Paenibacillus odorifer.
CATGGGACAAGCTTAAAAAATAAGTAAAGCACATTTATAGAGAAGATTTAATGGATATTAGTGGTTAACAGAAGCGCTCTCCGTATACCTCATCAATTTGAGACGGGGAGCGCTTTTTTTGGGAACCAGGGCTGAATATCAAGGGATGGGGAGAAGCGCCAATGAAACGATATGATCATGTTCAGATGGGTGTGGACTATTACCCGGAGCATTGGGATGAATCCATGTGGGAACCAGATATCAAGTTGATGAAAGAAACAGGTGTTAAAGTAGTCCGGGTTGCTGAGTTCGCATGGAGTCGACTGGAGCCAACTGAGGGGAATTACCAGTTCGAGTGGTTGGACCGCGCGCTGAACCTTTTTCATCAATATGATCTGCAGGTTGTGATGGGTACTCCAACAGCTACACCGCCAAGATGGTTAACGACGAAATTTCCAGATGTGCTTCCGGTGTTTGCTAATGGAGAGACCTTTCACCCGGGGGTACGTGGACACCGCTGCTATAACAGCACATCACTGCGTGAGTATGGCAGCCGTATTATTCTGCGTCTTGCCGAGCGTTACAGTGAACACCCGGCTGTCATAGGCTGGCAGACTGATAATGAATTTGGCATGTTGGATTGTCATTGTGACGCTTGTAATACTGCTTTTCGAGCATGGGTACAAGCTAAATACGGAACACTGGATGAGGTCAATGCAGAATGGGGAACCGTAGTTTGGAGCGGGGAGTACAGCGATTGGAATGAGCTTACCGTGCCGCTGGGCGGATCACCTCATCAGAATCCATCTTTTCTGCTGGATTTTCAGCGGTTTCAGTGGGATTCGGTGGTAGCGTTTCAGACGGCGCAGATCAATATTTTGCGTATGATTTGTCCAGAGCATTTCATAACCCATAACTTTCACAGCTATCCGCAGCGTCTCGATATGTACGCAGTGGGTGCAGATCTGGATGTGGCTGCGTTTGATTATTATCCGAATACTTCGCCAACCAAACAAGATACGACGCCTTATAGCGGAGCGCTTTCATTGGACGTAACCCGTGGCATTAAACGTCAAAACTTCTGGATTATGGAGCAGCTGAGTGGATCGCCGGGTTGTTGGATGCCGATGTGGCGAACCCCTTATCCAGGACTGATTCGTGCCTATGCATGGCAGGCGATTGCTAGAGGTGCGGATACGGTTGTTCATTTTCGCTGGAGAAGTGCAACTTCAGGAGCAGAACAATTCTGGCACGGGCTGATTGACCACAGCAATGTTCCGGGACGCAGATTAGCGGAGTTCACGCAGCTATGTCATGAGGTTAATAGGCTGAGCGACAAGCTCCAAGGAACGATGCTGAAAAACGAAGTGGCTATCCTCCATTCCCATGAAGAGAAGGCCGCACTGGATATTCAGCCGCAGGCAGAGGGCTTTGATTATTATGAGAACATTAAGCAGATTCACCGGGCGGTAACCAAGCTTGGCATCGGCTGCGATGTTATCGACCTCAGACAACCGCTTGATGGATATAAAGTAGTGATCGCTCCGAATT
It contains:
- a CDS encoding beta-galactosidase, with the protein product MKRYDHVQMGVDYYPEHWDESMWEPDIKLMKETGVKVVRVAEFAWSRLEPTEGNYQFEWLDRALNLFHQYDLQVVMGTPTATPPRWLTTKFPDVLPVFANGETFHPGVRGHRCYNSTSLREYGSRIILRLAERYSEHPAVIGWQTDNEFGMLDCHCDACNTAFRAWVQAKYGTLDEVNAEWGTVVWSGEYSDWNELTVPLGGSPHQNPSFLLDFQRFQWDSVVAFQTAQINILRMICPEHFITHNFHSYPQRLDMYAVGADLDVAAFDYYPNTSPTKQDTTPYSGALSLDVTRGIKRQNFWIMEQLSGSPGCWMPMWRTPYPGLIRAYAWQAIARGADTVVHFRWRSATSGAEQFWHGLIDHSNVPGRRLAEFTQLCHEVNRLSDKLQGTMLKNEVAILHSHEEKAALDIQPQAEGFDYYENIKQIHRAVTKLGIGCDVIDLRQPLDGYKVVIAPNLYLLDEEIVRNLEDFALAGGTLLITNRSGVKNINNIAVMQPLPGQLSYCTGVEVLEYDPIGAETHAIMDAEGNQYECTQWCDILRPVVAQPIAWYGDDFYRGTPAVTVNSFGKGQVYYFGTHAEEKYWSVLLENLTKEKGLLRFEGLPNGVQASVRTGNQGSFLFLLNLSRESVIVPLPREYSSLLDNKIRSGELQLEPYGVEVLEI